In Salmo salar unplaced genomic scaffold, Ssal_v3.1, whole genome shotgun sequence, one genomic interval encodes:
- the LOC123723802 gene encoding butyrophilin subfamily 1 member A1 isoform X2, producing the protein MGTVGSKPGKQKQSTGDSTKKGYDSTAEQENPLQTETHLKLSPKKEDVTLDMDTAHPKLKIDGKSLQWTNESPQRKVDIENCFNDEPFVLGNIGSPLKTYWEVNVKEKDDWVLGVAKATANRKGTLVFSPSNGFWVIRLSNGKRLKAMEDEEHVLEKGIPDKVGIYLDYQERKVTFFSTEEGSLIYSFINGPSYQDDVRPLFSPWNNDAKPITILSNTAT; encoded by the exons ATGG GAACAGTTGGATCAAAACCAGGAAAGCAGA AACAGAGCACAGGGGATTCAACAAAGAAGG GTTATGACTCAACTGCAGAGCAAGAAAACCCTTTACAGACAGAAACTCATCTCAAACTATCTCCAAAGAAAG AGGATGTTACTCTGGATATGGACACAGCTCACCCTAAGCTGAAGATAGATGGGAAATCACTACAGTGGACTAATGAATCACCACAGAGAAAAGTTGACATTGAGAATTGTTTTAATGATGAGCCTTTTGTGTTGGGCAATATTGGAAGTCCTTTGAAGACTTACTGGGAGGTGAACGTAAAGGAGAAGGATGACTGGGTGCTTGGCGTTGCCAAGGCAACAGCTAACAGGAAGGGGACGTTGGTTTTCAGTCCAAGTAATGGCTTCTGGGTAATCAGACTATCCAATGGAAAAAGACTTAAAGCCATGGAGGATGAAGAACATGTTCTTGAGAAAGGTATTCCAGATAAAGTCGGTATCTATCTAGATTATCAGGAAAGGAAGGTGACTTTCTTTAGTACAGAAGAAGGCTCGCTCATCTACTCATTTATCAATGGACCAAGTTATCAGGATGATGTCCGTCCACTTTTCTCACCCTGGAACAATGATGCAAAACCAATCACAATTTTGTCCAACACGgcaacatag
- the LOC123723802 gene encoding butyrophilin subfamily 1 member A1 isoform X1, with the protein MGTVGSKPGKQKQSTGDSTKKGYDSTAEQENPLQTETHLKLSPKKEIFQARSHEEDVTLDMDTAHPKLKIDGKSLQWTNESPQRKVDIENCFNDEPFVLGNIGSPLKTYWEVNVKEKDDWVLGVAKATANRKGTLVFSPSNGFWVIRLSNGKRLKAMEDEEHVLEKGIPDKVGIYLDYQERKVTFFSTEEGSLIYSFINGPSYQDDVRPLFSPWNNDAKPITILSNTAT; encoded by the exons ATGG GAACAGTTGGATCAAAACCAGGAAAGCAGA AACAGAGCACAGGGGATTCAACAAAGAAGG GTTATGACTCAACTGCAGAGCAAGAAAACCCTTTACAGACAGAAACTCATCTCAAACTATCTCCAAAGAAAG AAATATTTCAAGCACGCTCACATGAAG AGGATGTTACTCTGGATATGGACACAGCTCACCCTAAGCTGAAGATAGATGGGAAATCACTACAGTGGACTAATGAATCACCACAGAGAAAAGTTGACATTGAGAATTGTTTTAATGATGAGCCTTTTGTGTTGGGCAATATTGGAAGTCCTTTGAAGACTTACTGGGAGGTGAACGTAAAGGAGAAGGATGACTGGGTGCTTGGCGTTGCCAAGGCAACAGCTAACAGGAAGGGGACGTTGGTTTTCAGTCCAAGTAATGGCTTCTGGGTAATCAGACTATCCAATGGAAAAAGACTTAAAGCCATGGAGGATGAAGAACATGTTCTTGAGAAAGGTATTCCAGATAAAGTCGGTATCTATCTAGATTATCAGGAAAGGAAGGTGACTTTCTTTAGTACAGAAGAAGGCTCGCTCATCTACTCATTTATCAATGGACCAAGTTATCAGGATGATGTCCGTCCACTTTTCTCACCCTGGAACAATGATGCAAAACCAATCACAATTTTGTCCAACACGgcaacatag
- the LOC106577955 gene encoding butyrophilin subfamily 1 member A1 isoform X2, protein MTVSYYHLATITMGCNGSKPEEQTQITGDATKKGYDSTAEQENPLQTETHLKLFPKKDASARSRKKTAEFDINQARSHEVNVTLDVDTAHPKLKIDGKSLQWTNESPQRKINVENCFNEEPFVLGKMGSPLKTYWEVNVKEKDDWVLGVAKATANRKGPLAFSPSNGFWVIRLSNGQRLKAMEDKERVLDKGIPDKVGIYLDYQERKVTFFSAEEGSLIYSFTNGPSYQHDVRPLFSPWNNDADPITILPITAT, encoded by the exons ATGACTGTTAGCTATTACCATTTAGCCACCATCACCATGG GATGTAATGGTTCAAAACCAGAAGAACAAA CACAGATCACAGGGGATGCAACAAAGAAGG GTTATGACTCAACTGCAGAGCAAGAAAACCCTTTACAGACAGAAACTCATCTCAAACTATTTCCTAAGAAAG ATGCATCAGCAAGATCCAGGAAGAAGACTGCAGAGTTCG ATATAAATCAAGCACGCTCACATGAAG TGAATGTTACTCTGGATGTGGACACTGCTCACCCTAAACTGAAGATAGATGGGAAGTCACTACAGTGGACTAATGAATCACCACAGAGAAAAATCAACGTTGAGAACTGTTTTAATGAAGAGCCTTTTGTGTTGGGCAAAATGGGAAGTCCTTTGAAGACTTACTGGGAGGTGAATGTGAAGGAGAAGGATGACTGGGTGCTTGGCGTTGCCAAGGCAACGGCTAACAGGAAGGGGCCGTTGGCTTTCAGTCCAAGTAATGGCTTCTGGGTAATCAGACTATCCAATGGGCAAAGACTTAAAGCCATGGAGGATAAAGAACGTGTTCTTGACAAAGGTATTCCAGATAAAGTCGGTATCTATCTAGATTATCAGGAAAGGAAGGTGACTTTCTTTAGTGCAGAAGAAGGTTCACTCATCTACTCATTTACCAATGGACCAAGTTATCAGCATGATGTCCGTCCACTTTTCTCACCCTGGAACAACGATGCAGATCCAATCACAATTTTGCCCATCAcggcaacatag
- the LOC106577955 gene encoding butyrophilin subfamily 1 member A1 isoform X3 codes for MTVSYYHLATITMGCNGSKPEEQTQITGDATKKGYDSTAEQENPLQTETHLKLFPKKDASARSRKKTAEFVNVTLDVDTAHPKLKIDGKSLQWTNESPQRKINVENCFNEEPFVLGKMGSPLKTYWEVNVKEKDDWVLGVAKATANRKGPLAFSPSNGFWVIRLSNGQRLKAMEDKERVLDKGIPDKVGIYLDYQERKVTFFSAEEGSLIYSFTNGPSYQHDVRPLFSPWNNDADPITILPITAT; via the exons ATGACTGTTAGCTATTACCATTTAGCCACCATCACCATGG GATGTAATGGTTCAAAACCAGAAGAACAAA CACAGATCACAGGGGATGCAACAAAGAAGG GTTATGACTCAACTGCAGAGCAAGAAAACCCTTTACAGACAGAAACTCATCTCAAACTATTTCCTAAGAAAG ATGCATCAGCAAGATCCAGGAAGAAGACTGCAGAGTTCG TGAATGTTACTCTGGATGTGGACACTGCTCACCCTAAACTGAAGATAGATGGGAAGTCACTACAGTGGACTAATGAATCACCACAGAGAAAAATCAACGTTGAGAACTGTTTTAATGAAGAGCCTTTTGTGTTGGGCAAAATGGGAAGTCCTTTGAAGACTTACTGGGAGGTGAATGTGAAGGAGAAGGATGACTGGGTGCTTGGCGTTGCCAAGGCAACGGCTAACAGGAAGGGGCCGTTGGCTTTCAGTCCAAGTAATGGCTTCTGGGTAATCAGACTATCCAATGGGCAAAGACTTAAAGCCATGGAGGATAAAGAACGTGTTCTTGACAAAGGTATTCCAGATAAAGTCGGTATCTATCTAGATTATCAGGAAAGGAAGGTGACTTTCTTTAGTGCAGAAGAAGGTTCACTCATCTACTCATTTACCAATGGACCAAGTTATCAGCATGATGTCCGTCCACTTTTCTCACCCTGGAACAACGATGCAGATCCAATCACAATTTTGCCCATCAcggcaacatag
- the LOC106577955 gene encoding butyrophilin subfamily 1 member A1 isoform X1, translating into MMDICLSIEENVLFNTVLLHTAQITGDATKKGYDSTAEQENPLQTETHLKLFPKKDASARSRKKTAEFVNVTLDVDTAHPKLKIDGKSLQWTNESPQRKINVENCFNEEPFVLGKMGSPLKTYWEVNVKEKDDWVLGVAKATANRKGPLAFSPSNGFWVIRLSNGQRLKAMEDKERVLDKGIPDKVGIYLDYQERKVTFFSAEEGSLIYSFTNGPSYQHDVRPLFSPWNNDADPITILPITAT; encoded by the exons ATGATGGATATTTGTCTTTCCATAGAAGAAAATGTATTATTCAACACTGTATTACTTCATACAGCACAGATCACAGGGGATGCAACAAAGAAGG GTTATGACTCAACTGCAGAGCAAGAAAACCCTTTACAGACAGAAACTCATCTCAAACTATTTCCTAAGAAAG ATGCATCAGCAAGATCCAGGAAGAAGACTGCAGAGTTCG TGAATGTTACTCTGGATGTGGACACTGCTCACCCTAAACTGAAGATAGATGGGAAGTCACTACAGTGGACTAATGAATCACCACAGAGAAAAATCAACGTTGAGAACTGTTTTAATGAAGAGCCTTTTGTGTTGGGCAAAATGGGAAGTCCTTTGAAGACTTACTGGGAGGTGAATGTGAAGGAGAAGGATGACTGGGTGCTTGGCGTTGCCAAGGCAACGGCTAACAGGAAGGGGCCGTTGGCTTTCAGTCCAAGTAATGGCTTCTGGGTAATCAGACTATCCAATGGGCAAAGACTTAAAGCCATGGAGGATAAAGAACGTGTTCTTGACAAAGGTATTCCAGATAAAGTCGGTATCTATCTAGATTATCAGGAAAGGAAGGTGACTTTCTTTAGTGCAGAAGAAGGTTCACTCATCTACTCATTTACCAATGGACCAAGTTATCAGCATGATGTCCGTCCACTTTTCTCACCCTGGAACAACGATGCAGATCCAATCACAATTTTGCCCATCAcggcaacatag